The following are from one region of the Ignavibacteria bacterium genome:
- the fsa gene encoding fructose-6-phosphate aldolase — MKLFLDTANVQEIRDAASMGILDGVTTNPSLVAKEQRSFTEMLKEICSIVKGDVSAEVTAMDADGMVNEGRELAKIADNIIIKVPLIKEGLIAVQKFKAERIRCNVTLCFSPSQALLAAKAGAYIISPFVGRLDDISEDGMNLIEHIIQIYNNYEFETQVLVASCRHPLHVVHSALIGAHIATIPYKVFEQLIHHPLTDIGIKKFLDDWKKAKS, encoded by the coding sequence ATGAAACTTTTTCTCGATACGGCGAACGTTCAGGAAATTCGCGATGCTGCAAGTATGGGAATCCTTGACGGCGTTACTACTAATCCCAGTCTCGTTGCAAAAGAGCAACGTTCATTTACTGAAATGTTGAAAGAAATATGCTCCATTGTTAAAGGAGATGTGAGCGCAGAAGTAACTGCAATGGATGCCGATGGAATGGTAAATGAAGGACGCGAACTTGCAAAAATTGCTGATAATATTATCATCAAAGTTCCGCTCATTAAAGAAGGACTTATCGCAGTGCAAAAGTTTAAAGCGGAAAGAATTCGATGCAACGTTACGTTATGTTTTTCTCCAAGTCAAGCATTACTTGCAGCAAAAGCGGGAGCATACATCATTTCTCCATTTGTCGGACGGCTTGATGATATCAGTGAAGACGGAATGAATTTGATTGAACACATTATTCAGATATACAACAACTATGAATTCGAAACGCAAGTGCTTGTTGCAAGTTGTCGTCATCCGTTGCATGTTGTTCATTCTGCGTTGATTGGCGCACATATTGCAACGATTCCTTATAAAGTATTCGAACAACTCATTCATCATCCGCTTACGGATATTGGAATCAAAAAGTTTTTGGATGACTGGAAGAAAGCGAAATCGTGA
- the gcvT gene encoding glycine cleavage system aminomethyltransferase GcvT, producing the protein MKTTSFNSIHKHLGAKFVEFAEYEMPVSYTSIIQEHNVVRNSVGVFDVSHMGEIEVRGNDAFAFVNYVTTNDVTKLERGKVQYSAMCYDNGGIIDDLLVYHCHDYIQLVVNASNKDKDFDWLKSNARNFSVELIDRSDEISLLAIQGKNSLATLQKISPVDLSQLKYYTFTYGKIAGVDALISRTGYTGELGFEIYFSANENDSEKLWNAMFDAGDEFRIQPCGLGARDSLRLEMGFCLYGNDIDKTTTPLEASLGWITKLNKENFIGKNILLQQQHHGLKRKLVGFVLENDKAIPRQHYAIHSNGKQSGEVTSGTMSPTLNKGIGLGYVATEHLAIGNSIDVLIRNKQEKATIVKLPFVSIQL; encoded by the coding sequence ATGAAAACAACTTCTTTCAATAGCATTCACAAACATCTCGGCGCAAAGTTCGTCGAATTTGCGGAATACGAAATGCCGGTTTCGTACACGAGCATCATTCAGGAACACAACGTTGTTCGAAATTCCGTTGGTGTGTTCGATGTTTCGCACATGGGAGAAATCGAAGTGCGCGGAAACGATGCATTTGCTTTCGTCAATTATGTTACGACAAATGATGTTACCAAACTTGAAAGAGGAAAAGTACAGTACTCCGCGATGTGCTACGACAACGGTGGAATTATTGACGATTTACTTGTGTATCATTGCCACGATTACATTCAACTTGTGGTAAATGCATCGAACAAAGACAAAGATTTTGATTGGCTGAAATCGAACGCAAGGAATTTTTCTGTTGAACTCATAGATAGAAGCGATGAAATCTCTCTCCTTGCAATTCAAGGAAAAAATTCTCTTGCAACGCTGCAAAAAATTTCTCCTGTTGATTTGTCGCAACTGAAATATTATACATTTACGTACGGAAAAATTGCCGGCGTTGATGCGTTGATTTCTCGCACCGGTTACACAGGCGAACTCGGTTTCGAAATATATTTTTCTGCAAACGAAAACGATTCCGAAAAATTGTGGAATGCAATGTTCGACGCAGGAGACGAATTTAGAATTCAGCCGTGTGGACTTGGCGCGCGCGATTCGTTACGATTGGAAATGGGATTTTGTTTATATGGAAACGATATTGATAAAACAACAACACCACTCGAAGCATCGCTTGGTTGGATTACAAAATTGAACAAAGAAAACTTCATCGGAAAAAATATTTTATTGCAACAACAACATCACGGCTTAAAACGAAAACTTGTCGGTTTTGTTTTGGAAAATGATAAAGCGATTCCACGACAACATTATGCAATTCATTCCAACGGAAAGCAGAGCGGCGAAGTAACCAGCGGAACAATGTCGCCAACACTGAACAAAGGAATCGGATTAGGATATGTTGCAACAGAACATCTCGCAATTGGAAATTCGATTGATGTTCTGATTCGCAACAAACAAGAGAAAGCAACGATTGTGAAATTACCCTTTGTTTCAATTCAACTTTAA
- a CDS encoding 2-phosphosulfolactate phosphatase codes for MLCIFTFSFCIFRGRMKVDIYFFPQNIEELLLKEKTIVVIDVLRASTSIATAIYNSAKEVVPVTTVAEAGKIAANTGGSVILGGERNGVKIEGFHLGNSPSEYSEEKVKNKTVVFTSTNGAVALVKTKFAKYSIVGSFVNVSLVADFLLQQNQDFMIICAGKQHAFCIEDTVCAGMIIRKVADAAPIEPTDAAVAALALYENFGHSILEMLQNSEHGLFLKEIGCENDLEICSAVDSLPVLPMYANNAIHAWKMENNPMLT; via the coding sequence ATGTTATGCATTTTTACTTTTTCATTTTGCATTTTTCGTGGTCGTATGAAAGTTGACATCTATTTCTTTCCGCAAAACATCGAAGAACTTCTTCTGAAAGAAAAAACAATTGTTGTTATTGACGTGCTTCGCGCAAGCACAAGTATTGCAACCGCAATTTACAACAGCGCAAAAGAAGTTGTTCCCGTTACCACCGTTGCCGAAGCAGGAAAAATTGCCGCAAATACTGGCGGAAGTGTTATTCTCGGCGGCGAACGTAACGGCGTCAAGATCGAAGGCTTTCATCTCGGCAATTCTCCTTCGGAATATTCGGAAGAAAAAGTGAAAAACAAAACCGTTGTGTTCACTTCAACCAACGGCGCGGTTGCGTTGGTGAAAACGAAATTCGCGAAATATTCTATCGTCGGAAGTTTTGTGAATGTTTCACTCGTTGCAGATTTTCTGTTGCAGCAAAATCAGGATTTTATGATTATTTGCGCGGGAAAGCAACACGCATTTTGCATTGAAGATACGGTATGCGCAGGAATGATTATCCGCAAAGTTGCTGATGCTGCGCCCATTGAGCCAACCGATGCTGCCGTTGCCGCACTTGCATTGTATGAAAATTTCGGTCATAGTATTTTAGAAATGTTGCAAAACTCCGAACATGGTTTATTCTTGAAAGAAATCGGTTGTGAAAACGACTTAGAAATTTGTTCTGCTGTTGATTCTCTTCCCGTTCTTCCTATGTATGCTAACAATGCAATTCACGCGTGGAAAATGGAGAACAATCCGATGTTAACATAA
- a CDS encoding nucleotidyltransferase domain-containing protein, whose product MLHQNKLTQLSQKIVETIHPEKIILFGSYAYGVPKETSDVDILVVVKNSNQPRYKRAREIRKKLWGLTSIPKDILVYTESEIEEWKNVKEAFITTAFEQGKILYENKTRIS is encoded by the coding sequence ATGCTTCACCAAAACAAACTAACGCAACTTTCCCAAAAGATTGTTGAAACCATTCACCCGGAAAAAATAATTCTCTTCGGTTCGTATGCGTATGGAGTTCCAAAAGAAACAAGCGATGTTGATATTCTTGTCGTTGTAAAAAACAGCAATCAACCGCGCTACAAACGTGCAAGAGAAATCAGAAAAAAACTTTGGGGATTAACGAGTATTCCGAAAGATATTTTAGTTTATACAGAAAGTGAAATCGAGGAATGGAAAAATGTAAAAGAAGCATTTATCACCACCGCTTTTGAACAAGGAAAAATTCTCTATGAAAACAAGACAAGAATTAGTTGA
- a CDS encoding HEPN domain-containing protein yields MKTRQELVEGWLDKAERDFATAQQLLSQENVITENVCFHSQQAVEKFLKAYLVFLGVAFPKTHEIGELITLCEQYDDEIEKLKIDADTLTDYAVEIRYPDVYYVPTIEEAKESISIAAKVKELILKRIGK; encoded by the coding sequence ATGAAAACAAGACAAGAATTAGTTGAAGGTTGGCTCGACAAAGCGGAAAGAGATTTTGCAACCGCTCAGCAACTTCTCTCACAAGAAAATGTGATAACGGAAAATGTTTGTTTTCACAGTCAGCAAGCAGTCGAAAAATTTTTGAAAGCGTATTTAGTTTTTCTTGGAGTTGCATTTCCTAAAACTCACGAGATTGGAGAACTGATTACTCTCTGCGAACAATACGATGATGAAATTGAAAAGCTAAAAATTGATGCTGATACATTGACCGATTACGCAGTTGAAATCCGCTATCCCGACGTTTACTATGTACCAACAATCGAAGAAGCAAAAGAATCAATTTCAATTGCAGCAAAAGTAAAAGAACTTATTTTGAAAAGAATAGGGAAATGA
- a CDS encoding UbiD family decarboxylase yields the protein MCSPCLSGKNFKPTTYLPPFQTLSDFLFYLERNGELKRISVDVDPVLETTEISMRALKEGKQAILFERCVGAKFPMAMNMYSSEKRIELALGKHPEQLGEELIRFLEQVMPPTLKALLDNKPIVKRFLSARPKKVTNGVSQEIISQPKLSDLPIQKCWEFDGGKFITYGQIFTYDPRNNKRNVGVYRMHVFDDATTGMHWQIQKGGGFHYYQAQKLQQHFPLAVAIGTEPAMLLATIAALPEGIDEVMFAGFLRNARYPMTRAKSIPLDVPANSEFILEGFVPLDETRLEGPFGDHFGHYSNAANFPVFNIKTITHKRNAIYPGIVVGKPPMEDKFLGDATQQILSPLIKLIHKEITAMWAYYEAGFHNLLVVAVAQRYQKEAMKAALGIMGTDQLSLTKCIITVSENVDVKNWNAVLREIKNNFDAHFDFVMIPKVPLDTLDFSSYKMNLGSKMIIDATRRQRAESVEHRARDEEQGERNLKSVISNLKSFDNRILQTNLIDETLLLVKVDSKIDFTYTNHESRTTNHETTIGKQVIEKLLQHNELKALKMTAVVSEDVDIFDKESYIWGVFTRFDCERDVLFSEQKLVGISPVYNGTMFIDATWKTGYPAPLKMNDEIVKRVDAKWERMWK from the coding sequence TTGTGTTCTCCGTGTCTTAGTGGTAAAAATTTTAAACCAACTACATACTTGCCTCCATTTCAAACTCTCTCCGATTTTCTTTTCTATCTTGAACGCAACGGCGAATTAAAACGCATTTCCGTTGACGTTGACCCCGTTTTAGAAACAACCGAAATTTCAATGCGCGCATTGAAAGAAGGAAAGCAAGCGATTCTTTTTGAGCGATGTGTCGGCGCAAAATTTCCAATGGCGATGAATATGTATTCTTCCGAAAAAAGAATCGAACTCGCACTGGGAAAACATCCCGAACAACTTGGCGAAGAGTTAATTCGTTTTCTCGAACAAGTTATGCCACCAACGTTGAAAGCACTGCTCGACAACAAACCAATCGTCAAACGTTTTCTTTCAGCGCGACCGAAAAAAGTTACAAATGGAGTTTCGCAAGAAATAATTTCACAACCGAAGTTAAGCGATTTACCGATTCAAAAATGCTGGGAGTTTGACGGCGGAAAATTTATTACCTACGGACAAATTTTTACATACGACCCGCGCAACAACAAACGCAACGTTGGTGTGTATCGTATGCATGTGTTCGATGATGCGACAACGGGAATGCACTGGCAAATTCAAAAAGGCGGAGGATTTCATTATTATCAGGCGCAAAAGTTACAACAACATTTCCCGCTTGCAGTAGCAATTGGAACTGAACCGGCAATGTTACTTGCAACGATTGCCGCATTACCCGAAGGAATTGACGAAGTAATGTTTGCGGGATTTTTGCGCAACGCTCGTTATCCGATGACGCGAGCAAAATCAATTCCGCTCGACGTTCCCGCCAATTCAGAATTTATTTTGGAGGGATTTGTTCCGCTCGATGAAACGCGGCTCGAAGGTCCGTTCGGCGACCATTTCGGACATTATTCAAACGCGGCGAACTTTCCAGTTTTCAACATCAAAACCATCACACACAAACGTAACGCAATTTATCCCGGCATCGTTGTTGGCAAACCGCCGATGGAAGATAAATTTCTTGGCGATGCAACACAGCAAATTCTTTCGCCGCTCATTAAACTCATTCACAAAGAAATTACCGCGATGTGGGCGTATTATGAAGCGGGATTTCACAATTTGCTTGTTGTTGCCGTTGCACAGCGTTATCAAAAAGAAGCGATGAAAGCCGCGCTCGGCATTATGGGAACTGATCAACTTTCTCTGACGAAATGTATTATCACCGTTTCGGAAAATGTTGACGTGAAAAATTGGAACGCAGTGCTGCGTGAAATAAAAAATAATTTCGATGCGCATTTTGATTTTGTTATGATTCCGAAAGTTCCGCTCGATACGTTAGATTTTTCTTCCTACAAAATGAATTTGGGAAGCAAGATGATTATTGATGCGACGAGAAGGCAGAGAGCAGAGAGCGTAGAGCATAGAGCAAGGGACGAGGAGCAAGGAGAAAGAAATCTGAAATCTGTAATCAGTAATCTGAAATCATTTGATAACAGAATTTTGCAAACGAATTTGATTGATGAAACGTTGTTGCTTGTAAAAGTTGATTCAAAGATTGATTTCACATACACAAACCACGAATCACGAACCACGAATCACGAAACAACGATTGGAAAACAAGTAATTGAAAAACTTCTCCAACACAATGAATTGAAAGCCTTGAAAATGACTGCTGTGGTTAGCGAAGATGTAGATATTTTCGATAAGGAGAGTTATATTTGGGGTGTCTTTACACGATTTGATTGCGAGCGCGACGTGCTTTTCTCTGAGCAAAAACTTGTCGGCATTTCTCCCGTGTATAATGGCACGATGTTTATTGATGCAACGTGGAAAACCGGTTATCCCGCGCCGCTGAAAATGAATGATGAAATTGTGAAGCGCGTGGATGCAAAGTGGGAGAGGATGTGGAAATGA